One window of the Crassaminicella thermophila genome contains the following:
- a CDS encoding dTMP kinase: MKGKLFVIESGVDASGKATQSEKLYKRLIDDGRKVKKITFPNYESQSSALVKMYLNGDFGQKADDVNPYTASTFYAVDRFASYVTEWKDFYQNGGIIIADRYTTSNMVHQASKFDCKEEKLDFLEWLWDLEFIKMKLPIPDEVIFLNMNLEVSYQLIKNRSNKITGQIEKDIHERDFEYLQKTYENALWVAKQYHWFEINCTQNDMLKSIEEIHEEIYQKVKAKL; encoded by the coding sequence GTGAAGGGCAAATTATTCGTAATAGAGTCAGGAGTAGATGCAAGTGGAAAAGCGACACAATCAGAAAAACTATATAAAAGACTTATAGATGATGGAAGGAAAGTAAAAAAAATTACTTTTCCTAATTATGAAAGCCAATCTTCAGCACTAGTGAAGATGTATCTAAATGGAGATTTTGGGCAAAAGGCAGATGATGTAAATCCTTATACAGCTTCAACCTTTTATGCAGTAGATAGATTTGCTTCATATGTGACAGAATGGAAAGATTTTTATCAAAATGGTGGTATTATCATTGCAGATCGATATACCACATCAAACATGGTACATCAAGCTTCAAAGTTTGATTGTAAAGAAGAAAAACTAGACTTCTTAGAGTGGTTATGGGATTTAGAATTTATAAAGATGAAACTACCTATTCCAGATGAAGTAATTTTCTTAAATATGAATCTAGAGGTAAGTTATCAATTGATTAAAAATCGATCTAATAAAATTACTGGACAGATAGAAAAAGATATCCATGAAAGAGACTTTGAATATTTACAGAAAACTTATGAAAATGCACTATGGGTAGCTAAGCAGTATCATTGGTTTGAGATTAACTGCACACAGAATGATATGCTTAAATCTATTGAGGAGATTCATGAAGAAATTTATCAAAAGGTAAAAGCAAAGCTTTAA
- a CDS encoding sigma factor G inhibitor Gin, giving the protein MSHETITCYICKKDTSEYIQLLDGYICKECEMNISTLDHDDIKYEYYNYMLKKMWHKFLISL; this is encoded by the coding sequence ATGAGCCATGAAACCATTACATGTTATATTTGCAAAAAAGATACTTCAGAGTATATTCAATTATTGGATGGATACATATGTAAAGAATGTGAGATGAATATAAGTACTCTAGATCATGATGATATAAAGTATGAATACTATAATTATATGCTCAAAAAAATGTGGCACAAATTTTTGATTAGTTTATAA